A window from Setaria italica strain Yugu1 chromosome VIII, Setaria_italica_v2.0, whole genome shotgun sequence encodes these proteins:
- the LOC101775226 gene encoding uncharacterized protein LOC101775226 isoform X1 translates to MDAVCEVCGDVGYRHLLVQCNSCKNATRHLYCLNPVIYDGSSIEWLCEDCLPKPNEVAESLKWMCDDHHPIQWGSFIINEPNVDGVEVTKEPWSWGHRRHRSHKAKICSIWGRRRHRSRKARRDSTDACTKHFPSGGTFNSSEMFVEEKAKHNDVEKEGESKKDHLIYQLESADGSSHSAPDLAAEIRKTMVDVEPTMNTMECMDLSKEKDSCSLSLNYVEGSIPLNCDVERSHPFVRDDSCPTVPIVEQEDGSSHSLEIAKQSHPLEVVNPDGTSCAPLDPALKIEEQGTEAGLFASVNNVEQSRSSFTDGTAPTLPSEEHGDDSETSKSWEQPDPLEVVKPQDDAPKSILGSKPPSNYSQPMQVSDLGVENTDVLDPSKEYLDLKSMSKTVEPSSSSNGGDSAVEKYHAEKTECLLGTESITPALDNVQGSSPLAEPSSSSNGGGEPAVEKNSTERTECLSGMETVTPALDNDQGSSTSTAKDCLVSDVDNSDEANRSGKHFLCTIENERGQLEVYCSHNDHNESSDPKSGLKGRDTQNDVPKASVSAVKNVVCSQLSQMEDVNSESLPSNNFSPCKATQSSFKKQPNRDTQHHTKHQKIKLIVKDRNADHAQLKNCRPSKQLDHTCLSASLELSSEAKELNDAVPRCSSSAQTFENAVPMKRKRLIVPHSEDAEAMHVENLNPPCSENEGQVRMHKRHVESAVMNQRRSAKNHEEVLRSGNSNEQHVNNHTQTKKQRRATKDKKAPVGNPSVRCAPNDAEQLASEAAGTLGHCSLSRMPVVSAPTDQQSFICPQPIDRPKWTGIMKIGQEYIPLAAHLSNQASKKVQELSLSLPPVMKVTKHSELKAWQSRWEALELTAENISLYFFSDNMRPNKELDRLVQYVTDHSIVLKYVVGLSKLLIFPSVLLPEQCQMFQGRKHYLWGVFRRRLGRSKAATQVKQKVSTVSKSHTSEKKDHQDKMQSDAQNQEMHVSKGTMPSGSQPTPDAVHDVGTETDLGDHKKPQANSEAPPTKLLGLVVAQTPRSEQFIKELENEGALVFAVKGIVKPAPERL, encoded by the exons ATATTGTTTGAATCCGGTTATTTATGATGGCTCATCAATTGAATGGTTGTGTGAAGATTGCCTCCCTAAACCCAATGAAGTTGCGGAATCATTGAAGTGGATGTGCGATGACCACCACCCTATTCAATGGGGTTCTTTTATAATTAATGAACCAAATGTCGATGGAGTGGAGGTGACGAAGGAACCATGGTCATGGGGGCATCGTAGACATAGATCACACAAGGCAAAAATATGTAGTATTTGGGGGCGTCGTAGGCATAGATCGCGCAAGGCAAGAAGAGATAGTACCGATGCTTGCACTAAACATTTTCCAAGTGGAGGTACATTCAACTCTTCCGAAATGTTCGTCGAGGAAAAGGCAAAGCACAATGATGTTGAAAAGGAAGGGGAAAGTAAAAAGGATCACTTAATTTATCAGCTAGAAAGTGCTGATGGTTCAAGTCACTCGGCTCCTGACCTTGCTGCAGAAATACGAAAGACGATGGTTGATGTTGAACCTACTATGAACACTATGGAGTGTATGGAcctctcaaaagaaaaggatagctGTTCTTTGTCACTGAATTATGTTGAAGGGTCCATTCCTTTAAACTGTGATGTTGAGAGATCCCATCCATTTGTTAGGGATGATTCTTGTCCTACAGTACCAATTGTGGAGCAGGAAGATGGTTCTAGTCATTCATTGGAAATTGCAAAACAGTCTCATCCTTTGGAGGTGGTTAATCCAGATGGTACAAGCTGTGCACCCTTGGACCCTGCATTAAAAATTGAAGAACAAGGAACAGAGGCAGGCTTATTTGCTTCAGTTAATAATGTTGAGCAATCCCGTTCGTCTTTTACTGATGGAACTGCTCCTACATTGCCAAGCGAGGAGCATGGTGATGATTCTGAAACATCAAAAAGTTGGGAACAACCTGACCCTTTGGAGGTGGTTAAACCACAGGATGATGCACCGAAGAGTATCCTAGGATCCAAGCCTCCATCAAATTACTCACAGCCAATGCAAGTATCAGATCTGGGTGTTGAGAATACGGATGTCTTGGATCCTTCTAAAGAGTACTTGGACTTAAAGTCAATGTCGAAGACTGTAGAGCCATCAAGTTCCTCAAATGGAGGAGACTCAGCTGTCGAGAAGTACCATGCTGAAAAAACAGAATGCTTGTTAGGCACGGAATCTATCACCCCTGCACTGGATAACGTCCAGGGATCAAGTCCCTTGGCAGAGCCATCAAGTTCCTCAAATGGGGGAGGAGAACCTGCTGTTGAGAAAAACAGCACTGAAAGAACTGAATGCTTGTCAGGCATGGAAACTGTCACCCCTGCACTAGATAATGACCAGGGATCAAGTACCTCTACAGCAAAAGATTGCTTAGTTTCTGATGTAGATAACTCAGATGAAGCAAATAGATCAGGTAAACATTTTCTGTGCACCATAGAAAACGAGAGAGGGCAATTGGAGGTCTATTGCAGTCACAATGACCATAATGAAAGTTCTGATCCCAAGTCAGGGCTGAAGGGAAGGGATACTCAAAATGATGTACCAAAGGCTTCAGTTTCTGCTGTAAAAAATGTGGTTTGTAGCCAATTATCACAAATGGAAGATGTTAACAGTGAGTCATTGCCTTCCAATAATTTTAGCCCATGCAAGGCAACACAAAGTAGCTTTAAAAAGCAACCAAACAGAGACACTCAACATCATACTAAACATCAGAAAATCAAGCTCATTGTGAAAGATAGGAACGCTGATCATGCGCAGCTGAAAAATTGTAGGCCATCAAAGCAGCTTGATCATACTTGCCTAAGTGCTTCCTTGGAGTTGTCTTCAGAGGCTAAGGAATTAAATGATGCAGTGCCAAGATGTTCTAGTTCTGCTCAAACTTTTGAGAATGCCGTGCCCATGAAAAGAAAACGACTTATTGTACCACATAGTGAAGATGCCGAGGCCATGCATGTGGAAAATTTGAACCCTCCATGCAGTGAGAATGAGGGGCAAGTAAGGATGCATAAGAGACATGTAGAAAGTGCTGTGATGAACCAGAGAAGATCTGCAAAAAACCATGAGGAAGTGTTGCGTTCAGGAAATTCAAATGAACAACACGTCAATAATCATACGCAGACAAAGAAGCAGAGAAGGGCCACTAAAGACAAAAAAGCACCTGTAGGGAATCCTAGTGTTCGGTGCGCACCGAATGATGCTGAGCAGTTGGCATCAGAAGCTGCAGGGACCCTCGGCCACTGCAGCCTATCCAGGATGCCAGTTGTTTCGGCACCTACTGATCAACAAAGCTTTATTTGTCCACAACCCATTGATAGACCTAAATGGAC TGGGATCATGAAGATTGGCCAGGAGTATATTCCATTGGCTGCACACCTGTCAAATCAAGCATCCAAGAAGGTGCAGGAATTATCACTTTCATTACCACCAGTTATGAAAGTAACCAAGCATTCGGAGTTGAAAGCCTGGCAAAGTAGATGGGAGGCATTGGAACTTACTGCTGAAAACATCAGCTTGTATTTCTTTTCGGATAATATGAG GCCAAATAAAGAGCTGGATCGACTAGTGCAGTATGTCACTGATCATAGCATAGTTCTCAAATATGTTGTTGGACTTTCCAAGCTGCTAATCTTCCCTTCTGTTCTTCTACCAGAGCAATGTCAAA TGTTCCAAGGGAGGAAACACTATCTGTGGGGAGTGTTCAGGCGCAGGTTAGGTAGGAGCAAAGCAGCTACCCAAGTGAAACAAAAAGTCTCAACGGTCTCTAAATCACACACGTCCGAGAAAAAGGATCATCAAGACAAGATGCAAAGCGATGCCCAGAACCAAGAAATGCATGTTTCAAAGGGTACCATGCCATCAGGGAGCCAGCCGACACCAGATGCTGTCCATGACGTTGGCACCGAGACTGATCTCGGTGATCATAAAAAGCCCCAAGCAAATTCAGAAGCTCCCCCAACCAAGCTGCTTGGCCTTGTCGTTGCGCAGACGCCAAGATCAGAGCAGTTTATCAAGGAGCTGGAAAACGAAGGCGCACTGGTGTTTGCTGTGAAGGGCATAGTGAAGCCCGCCCCTGAAAGGCTCTAG
- the LOC101775226 gene encoding uncharacterized protein LOC101775226 isoform X2 translates to MDAVCEVCGDVGYRHLLVQCNSCKNATRHLYCLNPVIYDGSSIEWLCEDCLPKPNEVAESLKWMCDDHHPIQWGSFIINEPNVDGVEVTKEPWSWGHRRHRSHKAKICSIWGRRRHRSRKARRDSTDACTKHFPSGGTFNSSEMFVEEKAKHNDVEKEGESKKDHLIYQLESADGSSHSAPDLAAEIRKTMVDVEPTMNTMECMDLSKEKDSCSLSLNYVEGSIPLNCDVERSHPFVRDDSCPTVPIVEQEDGSSHSLEIAKQSHPLEVVNPDGTSCAPLDPALKIEEQGTEAGLFASVNNVEQSRSSFTDGTAPTLPSEEHGDDSETSKSWEQPDPLEVVKPQDDAPKSILGSKPPSNYSQPMQVSDLGVENTDVLDPSKEYLDLKSMSKTVEPSSSSNGGDSAVEKYHAEKTECLLGTESITPALDNVQGSSPLAEPSSSSNGGGEPAVEKNSTERTECLSGMETVTPALDNDQGSSTSTAKDCLVSDVDNSDEANRSGKHFLCTIENERGQLEVYCSHNDHNESSDPKSGLKGRDTQNDVPKASVSAVKNVVCSQLSQMEDVNSESLPSNNFSPCKATQSSFKKQPNRDTQHHTKHQKIKLIVKDRNADHAQLKNCRPSKQLDHTCLSASLELSSEAKELNDAVPRCSSSAQTFENAVPMKRKRLIVPHSEDAEAMHVENLNPPCSENEGQVRMHKRHVESAVMNQRRSAKNHEEVLRSGNSNEQHVNNHTQTKKQRRATKDKKAPVGNPSVRCAPNDAEQLASEAAGTLGHCSLSRMPVVSAPTDQQSFICPQPIDRPKWTGIMKIGQEYIPLAAHLSNQASKKVQELSLSLPPVMKVTKHSELKAWQSRWEALELTAENISLYFFSDNMSVPREETLSVGSVQAQVR, encoded by the exons ATATTGTTTGAATCCGGTTATTTATGATGGCTCATCAATTGAATGGTTGTGTGAAGATTGCCTCCCTAAACCCAATGAAGTTGCGGAATCATTGAAGTGGATGTGCGATGACCACCACCCTATTCAATGGGGTTCTTTTATAATTAATGAACCAAATGTCGATGGAGTGGAGGTGACGAAGGAACCATGGTCATGGGGGCATCGTAGACATAGATCACACAAGGCAAAAATATGTAGTATTTGGGGGCGTCGTAGGCATAGATCGCGCAAGGCAAGAAGAGATAGTACCGATGCTTGCACTAAACATTTTCCAAGTGGAGGTACATTCAACTCTTCCGAAATGTTCGTCGAGGAAAAGGCAAAGCACAATGATGTTGAAAAGGAAGGGGAAAGTAAAAAGGATCACTTAATTTATCAGCTAGAAAGTGCTGATGGTTCAAGTCACTCGGCTCCTGACCTTGCTGCAGAAATACGAAAGACGATGGTTGATGTTGAACCTACTATGAACACTATGGAGTGTATGGAcctctcaaaagaaaaggatagctGTTCTTTGTCACTGAATTATGTTGAAGGGTCCATTCCTTTAAACTGTGATGTTGAGAGATCCCATCCATTTGTTAGGGATGATTCTTGTCCTACAGTACCAATTGTGGAGCAGGAAGATGGTTCTAGTCATTCATTGGAAATTGCAAAACAGTCTCATCCTTTGGAGGTGGTTAATCCAGATGGTACAAGCTGTGCACCCTTGGACCCTGCATTAAAAATTGAAGAACAAGGAACAGAGGCAGGCTTATTTGCTTCAGTTAATAATGTTGAGCAATCCCGTTCGTCTTTTACTGATGGAACTGCTCCTACATTGCCAAGCGAGGAGCATGGTGATGATTCTGAAACATCAAAAAGTTGGGAACAACCTGACCCTTTGGAGGTGGTTAAACCACAGGATGATGCACCGAAGAGTATCCTAGGATCCAAGCCTCCATCAAATTACTCACAGCCAATGCAAGTATCAGATCTGGGTGTTGAGAATACGGATGTCTTGGATCCTTCTAAAGAGTACTTGGACTTAAAGTCAATGTCGAAGACTGTAGAGCCATCAAGTTCCTCAAATGGAGGAGACTCAGCTGTCGAGAAGTACCATGCTGAAAAAACAGAATGCTTGTTAGGCACGGAATCTATCACCCCTGCACTGGATAACGTCCAGGGATCAAGTCCCTTGGCAGAGCCATCAAGTTCCTCAAATGGGGGAGGAGAACCTGCTGTTGAGAAAAACAGCACTGAAAGAACTGAATGCTTGTCAGGCATGGAAACTGTCACCCCTGCACTAGATAATGACCAGGGATCAAGTACCTCTACAGCAAAAGATTGCTTAGTTTCTGATGTAGATAACTCAGATGAAGCAAATAGATCAGGTAAACATTTTCTGTGCACCATAGAAAACGAGAGAGGGCAATTGGAGGTCTATTGCAGTCACAATGACCATAATGAAAGTTCTGATCCCAAGTCAGGGCTGAAGGGAAGGGATACTCAAAATGATGTACCAAAGGCTTCAGTTTCTGCTGTAAAAAATGTGGTTTGTAGCCAATTATCACAAATGGAAGATGTTAACAGTGAGTCATTGCCTTCCAATAATTTTAGCCCATGCAAGGCAACACAAAGTAGCTTTAAAAAGCAACCAAACAGAGACACTCAACATCATACTAAACATCAGAAAATCAAGCTCATTGTGAAAGATAGGAACGCTGATCATGCGCAGCTGAAAAATTGTAGGCCATCAAAGCAGCTTGATCATACTTGCCTAAGTGCTTCCTTGGAGTTGTCTTCAGAGGCTAAGGAATTAAATGATGCAGTGCCAAGATGTTCTAGTTCTGCTCAAACTTTTGAGAATGCCGTGCCCATGAAAAGAAAACGACTTATTGTACCACATAGTGAAGATGCCGAGGCCATGCATGTGGAAAATTTGAACCCTCCATGCAGTGAGAATGAGGGGCAAGTAAGGATGCATAAGAGACATGTAGAAAGTGCTGTGATGAACCAGAGAAGATCTGCAAAAAACCATGAGGAAGTGTTGCGTTCAGGAAATTCAAATGAACAACACGTCAATAATCATACGCAGACAAAGAAGCAGAGAAGGGCCACTAAAGACAAAAAAGCACCTGTAGGGAATCCTAGTGTTCGGTGCGCACCGAATGATGCTGAGCAGTTGGCATCAGAAGCTGCAGGGACCCTCGGCCACTGCAGCCTATCCAGGATGCCAGTTGTTTCGGCACCTACTGATCAACAAAGCTTTATTTGTCCACAACCCATTGATAGACCTAAATGGAC TGGGATCATGAAGATTGGCCAGGAGTATATTCCATTGGCTGCACACCTGTCAAATCAAGCATCCAAGAAGGTGCAGGAATTATCACTTTCATTACCACCAGTTATGAAAGTAACCAAGCATTCGGAGTTGAAAGCCTGGCAAAGTAGATGGGAGGCATTGGAACTTACTGCTGAAAACATCAGCTTGTATTTCTTTTCGGATAATATGAG TGTTCCAAGGGAGGAAACACTATCTGTGGGGAGTGTTCAGGCGCAGGTTAGGTAG